From a region of the Corallococcus coralloides DSM 2259 genome:
- a CDS encoding DUF6068 family protein, with amino-acid sequence MRPRSLHVLLLLCTVLVSGPACVGMKPVPLPPEAAASPWKYARVGDRVEYTFSSTLFDPYIPFDTQAFLQGKIREEPPGRTNTVEGRVAVEVVAVRPPWAWLAITFTNDWGRPHPHRALTQAHVLPMRMEESQPRPPVPLRGDDVTEERFSAAGRTWDAWRSEHDSRVSDGSREVRVYASVPGPLYLTQGLLEASSEPAGMGVTVSSEIKLRSFRQGTLEPGEVPTLEHPLGPGTWYDMVTEADSEAPKLHRACMSAEAGQLLTTTWKGAPGEAPPCGDFQGAASTFLGTALYGFITQAATVFPWWPPVVGELKPIRQETVTRGSHAVPATVCTLQSVQTDAIGSTAQEVRYAVDPWSKELNGLSSLIRFTPLFDGTYYVPAQGPRRLDYSTALEDWGVWWKDAGN; translated from the coding sequence ATGCGGCCTCGCTCCCTCCACGTCCTCCTCCTGCTGTGCACGGTGCTCGTGTCAGGCCCCGCCTGCGTGGGAATGAAGCCCGTTCCCCTTCCGCCGGAGGCCGCGGCCTCTCCGTGGAAGTACGCCCGCGTGGGGGACCGCGTGGAGTACACCTTCAGCAGCACGCTGTTCGATCCCTACATCCCGTTCGACACGCAAGCCTTCCTCCAGGGGAAGATTCGCGAGGAGCCCCCGGGACGTACGAACACGGTCGAGGGCCGGGTGGCGGTGGAGGTCGTGGCCGTGCGGCCTCCGTGGGCCTGGCTCGCCATCACCTTCACGAATGACTGGGGCCGTCCCCATCCCCATCGCGCGCTCACCCAGGCCCATGTGTTGCCCATGCGCATGGAGGAGTCCCAGCCGCGCCCGCCCGTCCCACTCCGGGGCGATGACGTCACCGAGGAGCGGTTCTCCGCCGCGGGACGGACCTGGGACGCATGGCGCTCCGAGCATGACTCCCGCGTCAGCGATGGCTCGCGGGAGGTCCGCGTCTACGCCTCGGTGCCCGGACCGCTGTACCTCACCCAGGGCCTGCTCGAAGCCAGCAGCGAGCCCGCGGGAATGGGCGTCACCGTCTCCTCCGAGATCAAGCTCCGGTCCTTCCGCCAGGGCACCCTCGAGCCCGGCGAGGTCCCCACCCTGGAACACCCCCTGGGTCCGGGCACCTGGTACGACATGGTGACGGAGGCGGACAGCGAAGCCCCGAAGCTGCATCGCGCCTGCATGAGCGCGGAGGCCGGCCAGCTGCTAACGACGACGTGGAAGGGCGCCCCAGGCGAAGCGCCTCCCTGCGGCGACTTCCAGGGCGCGGCCAGCACCTTTCTGGGAACGGCCCTGTACGGTTTCATCACCCAGGCCGCGACAGTCTTTCCCTGGTGGCCGCCCGTCGTGGGGGAGCTCAAGCCCATCCGGCAGGAGACCGTCACCCGGGGCTCGCACGCGGTCCCCGCCACCGTCTGTACGCTGCAATCGGTCCAGACGGACGCCATCGGCTCCACGGCGCAGGAGGTCCGGTACGCGGTGGATCCCTGGAGCAAGGAGCTCAACGGCCTCTCCAGTCTGATCCGCTTCACGCCGCTGTTCGACGGCACCTATTACGTCCCGGCCCAGGGTCCGCGCAGGTTGGACTACTCCACGGCCCTGGAGGACTGGGGCGTCTGGTGGAAGGACGCCGGAAACTGA
- a CDS encoding (2Fe-2S)-binding protein has protein sequence MPAHSFLLNGQPVSVDSPADLPLLWVLRDVLGVTGPKYGCGVGVCGACTSHLDGEAFRPCLHPVGDIAGREVKTIEGLADASGLHPVQEAWIAEDVAQCGFCQPGQIMAAVALLRKNPQPSDADIDAAMSDNVCRCGTYVRIRAAIHRAALLLRNGAVPRDW, from the coding sequence ATGCCGGCCCATTCCTTCCTCCTCAACGGTCAGCCGGTGTCGGTGGACTCGCCCGCGGACCTGCCCCTCTTGTGGGTGCTCCGCGATGTGCTGGGCGTCACGGGCCCCAAGTACGGCTGCGGCGTGGGCGTCTGTGGCGCGTGCACCAGCCACCTGGACGGAGAAGCCTTCCGTCCCTGTCTCCACCCCGTGGGCGACATCGCGGGCCGCGAGGTGAAGACCATCGAAGGACTCGCGGACGCGTCCGGCCTGCATCCCGTACAGGAGGCGTGGATCGCTGAAGACGTGGCCCAGTGCGGCTTCTGCCAGCCGGGGCAGATCATGGCCGCGGTCGCGCTGCTGCGGAAGAACCCACAGCCGTCCGACGCGGACATCGACGCGGCCATGAGCGACAACGTCTGCCGCTGCGGCACCTACGTCCGCATCCGCGCCGCCATCCACCGCGCGGCGCTGCTGCTGCGAAACGGCGCGGTCCCCCGGGACTGGTGA
- a CDS encoding xanthine dehydrogenase family protein molybdopterin-binding subunit, giving the protein MADTLPTDAAPPSSGIERRKFLTWLVASPTLMIAARLALDVPSAEAAEPSAAPEETPLNLYVAIRTDGRVVATLPRTEMGQGITTAVSMLVAEELDIGLDAVDVHTADADPRWLIQLTGLSSTMRYLAGPLRAAAAEARARLVTAAAHRWRVLALTLTTAQGEVRAPDGRRLGYGELAEDATRVLLPEVSPLPKPPSRYTVVGQPTGRVDARDIVTGAARFTLDLDIPDAVPTVVARPPTLLGKVQSFNASTARALPGVVGVVQIPSGIAVAARTYSQAFAARDALQVTWTPGPASHLSDADIRTRLRDAIGPRPLPPLLTTRVVEGRFDFPYLAHAPMETQSCVARVTADTAEIWSGVQDPKFARSQVAAALGWALTPQRVTVHPIRAGGGFGRRFFTEAAVEAALISRSLGQPVKLMWSRNDEMRHGHYRPASHHRILASLGPGGSILGWQHRAAIPTVEFPHGFGDLLTSLVGQVLPDVTSAVFFALTQHVPYQFGWVAQELAEVPLPIPTASFRSVFTSQVGVANEIFVDQLARELQRDPVELRRSRLTSRRLKAVLERVVLEGAWGRALPPGVAQGVAVLEEWDSAIAHLIEVDVTSGTPRVLRVVIAADVGLPINPKGIEAQLQGAAMDAMSTTLSAGLHIDAGAVREGSFADYRWLRMKHAPASIQVHLVRSDDRVGGVGELGYPSAAAALANAIARATGTMPTRFPILDEGV; this is encoded by the coding sequence ATGGCTGACACCCTGCCCACGGACGCAGCCCCTCCCTCCAGCGGCATCGAGCGCCGCAAGTTCCTCACGTGGCTGGTGGCCTCGCCCACGTTGATGATCGCGGCCCGGCTCGCGCTCGACGTACCCTCCGCCGAGGCCGCGGAGCCTTCGGCGGCCCCGGAAGAGACACCGCTCAACCTCTACGTCGCCATCAGGACCGACGGCCGCGTCGTCGCCACCCTGCCCCGCACGGAGATGGGCCAGGGCATCACCACCGCCGTCTCCATGCTCGTCGCCGAGGAGCTCGACATCGGCCTCGATGCCGTGGACGTGCACACCGCCGACGCGGATCCGCGCTGGCTCATCCAGCTCACCGGCCTGTCGTCGACGATGCGCTACCTGGCCGGTCCGCTCCGCGCCGCCGCCGCGGAGGCCCGGGCACGACTGGTCACCGCCGCCGCGCACCGCTGGCGGGTGCTGGCCCTCACACTCACCACCGCACAGGGCGAGGTGCGCGCTCCTGACGGCCGCAGGCTCGGCTACGGCGAGCTGGCGGAGGACGCCACGCGCGTGCTGCTGCCAGAGGTCTCTCCGCTGCCGAAGCCTCCGAGCAGGTACACCGTGGTCGGTCAGCCCACGGGGCGCGTCGACGCACGGGACATCGTCACCGGTGCGGCGCGATTCACCCTGGACCTGGACATCCCGGACGCGGTGCCCACGGTGGTGGCGCGGCCTCCCACGCTGCTCGGCAAGGTCCAGTCCTTCAATGCCTCCACGGCCCGGGCCCTGCCCGGCGTGGTGGGCGTGGTGCAGATCCCCTCAGGCATCGCGGTGGCGGCGCGGACGTACTCGCAGGCCTTCGCCGCTCGCGACGCCTTGCAGGTCACCTGGACCCCTGGCCCGGCCAGCCACCTCTCGGACGCAGACATCCGGACCCGGCTGCGTGATGCCATCGGGCCCCGGCCGCTGCCTCCGCTGCTCACGACGCGGGTCGTGGAGGGGCGCTTCGACTTCCCCTACCTCGCGCACGCGCCCATGGAGACGCAGAGCTGCGTGGCGCGCGTGACGGCGGACACGGCGGAGATCTGGTCCGGCGTCCAGGATCCGAAGTTCGCGCGGAGCCAGGTCGCCGCGGCGCTCGGATGGGCGCTCACTCCGCAGCGGGTCACCGTGCATCCCATCCGCGCGGGCGGTGGCTTCGGCCGGCGCTTCTTCACCGAAGCCGCCGTGGAGGCCGCGCTCATCTCGCGCTCGCTCGGGCAGCCGGTGAAGCTGATGTGGAGTCGCAACGATGAGATGCGCCACGGGCACTACCGGCCCGCGAGCCACCACCGCATCCTCGCCTCGCTGGGCCCGGGTGGCTCCATCCTCGGCTGGCAGCACCGAGCCGCCATTCCCACCGTGGAGTTCCCGCACGGCTTCGGAGACCTGCTCACCTCGTTGGTCGGTCAGGTCCTGCCGGACGTCACCAGCGCGGTGTTCTTCGCGCTGACGCAGCACGTCCCCTACCAGTTCGGCTGGGTGGCGCAGGAGCTGGCCGAAGTGCCGCTCCCGATTCCCACCGCGTCCTTCCGCTCCGTCTTCACCAGCCAGGTGGGCGTGGCCAACGAAATCTTCGTCGACCAGCTGGCCCGCGAGCTCCAGCGCGACCCCGTGGAGCTGCGGCGCTCCCGCCTCACGTCCCGCAGGCTCAAGGCCGTGCTGGAGCGGGTGGTGCTCGAAGGCGCCTGGGGCCGCGCGCTGCCTCCTGGCGTCGCACAAGGCGTCGCCGTGCTGGAGGAGTGGGACAGCGCCATTGCCCACCTCATCGAAGTGGACGTCACCAGCGGGACGCCGCGCGTGCTGCGCGTGGTCATCGCCGCGGACGTGGGCCTGCCCATCAACCCGAAGGGCATCGAGGCCCAGCTCCAGGGCGCCGCGATGGACGCCATGTCCACCACGCTGAGCGCCGGGCTCCACATCGACGCAGGCGCCGTGCGCGAGGGCAGCTTCGCGGACTACCGGTGGCTGCGGATGAAGCACGCCCCCGCCTCCATCCAGGTGCACCTCGTGCGCTCCGACGACCGCGTGGGCGGCGTGGGAGAGCTGGGCTACCCCAGCGCGGCGGCGGCCCTGGCCAACGCCATTGCCCGGGCGACGGGCACCATGCCCACGCGCTTCCCCATCCTCGACGAGGGAGTCTGA
- a CDS encoding aldo/keto reductase, with the protein MTTTARIDSLAQYHLLGRSGLRVSPLCLGAMTFGTEWGWGSPKDTAHRILARYLEAGGNFVDTADGYTGGSSEAIIGDYFAQAGGRDRAVIATKFTVNTWPGDPNAGGNGRKNIRRALEGSLRRLKTDYVDLYWLHAWDGMTPVEEVMGTLDALVREGKVRYIGLSDVPAWYFARAQSLAEQEGWERVAALQLEYSLVERNIEREHIPAALALGASITPWSPLASGLLSGKYTREGTQAKGEGRLPSIQGGGNPGFEKLFTERNWAIVDALREVATELDRSPAQVALAWVTRRPGVASTIIGATRMEQLEANLHALDVRIPDALAAKLEAVSRPERVHPYHFFEEDFFTGGMFTGGTTVRAEPTWFRPAPR; encoded by the coding sequence ATGACGACGACCGCACGCATCGATTCGCTGGCGCAGTACCACCTGCTGGGCCGCAGCGGCCTGCGGGTGAGCCCGCTGTGCCTGGGCGCCATGACCTTTGGCACTGAGTGGGGCTGGGGCAGCCCCAAGGACACCGCCCACCGCATCCTCGCCCGCTACCTGGAGGCCGGTGGCAACTTCGTGGACACCGCGGATGGCTACACGGGCGGGTCCAGTGAAGCCATCATCGGGGACTACTTCGCTCAGGCCGGCGGCCGTGACCGCGCGGTCATCGCGACGAAGTTCACCGTCAACACCTGGCCCGGGGACCCGAACGCGGGCGGCAACGGCCGCAAGAACATCCGCCGCGCGCTGGAGGGCTCACTGCGGCGGCTGAAGACGGACTACGTGGACCTGTACTGGCTGCATGCGTGGGATGGCATGACGCCGGTGGAGGAAGTGATGGGCACGCTCGACGCGCTCGTGCGCGAGGGCAAGGTCCGCTACATCGGCCTGTCGGACGTGCCGGCCTGGTACTTCGCTCGTGCTCAGTCGCTGGCGGAGCAGGAGGGCTGGGAGCGTGTCGCCGCGTTGCAGCTGGAGTACTCGCTGGTGGAGCGCAACATCGAGCGCGAGCACATCCCCGCGGCGCTGGCGCTGGGCGCGTCCATCACGCCCTGGAGCCCGCTGGCGTCGGGGCTCCTGTCCGGCAAGTACACCCGCGAGGGCACGCAGGCGAAGGGCGAGGGACGGCTGCCGTCCATCCAGGGCGGAGGCAACCCGGGCTTCGAGAAGCTCTTCACCGAGCGCAACTGGGCCATCGTGGATGCGCTGCGCGAGGTGGCGACGGAGCTGGACCGGTCGCCCGCGCAGGTGGCGCTCGCGTGGGTGACGCGCCGGCCCGGCGTGGCGTCCACCATTATCGGCGCGACGCGGATGGAGCAGCTGGAGGCGAACCTGCATGCGCTCGACGTGCGGATTCCCGACGCGCTCGCCGCGAAGCTGGAGGCCGTGAGCCGCCCGGAGCGTGTCCACCCGTACCACTTCTTCGAGGAGGACTTCTTCACCGGCGGCATGTTCACGGGCGGCACGACGGTCCGCGCGGAACCCACGTGGTTCCGGCCGGCGCCCCGATAG